The Macaca fascicularis isolate 582-1 chromosome 11, T2T-MFA8v1.1 genome includes a region encoding these proteins:
- the NFYB gene encoding nuclear transcription factor Y subunit beta isoform X1, which yields MDLMDGDSSTTDASQLGISADYIGGSHYVIQPHDDTEDSMNDHEDTNGSKESFREQDIYLPIANVARIMKNAIPQTGKIAKDAKECVQECVSEFISFITSEASERCHQEKRKTINGEDILFAMSTLGFDSYVEPLKLYLQKFREAMKGEKGIGGAVTATDGLSEELTEEAFTNQLPAGLITTDGQQQNVMVYTTSYQQISGVQQIQFS from the exons ATGGACCTG ATGGATGGTGACAGTTCTAcaacagatgcttctcaactaGGAATCTCTGCAGACTATATTGGAGGAAGTCATTATGTTATACAGCCTCATGATG atacTGAGGACAGCATGAATGATCATGAGGACACAAATGGTTCAAAAGAAAGTTTCAGAGAACAAGATATATATCTTCCAATAGCAAATGTGGCTAGGATAATGAAAAATGCCATACCTCAAACGGGAAAG ATTGCAAAAGATGCCAAAGAATGTGTTCAAGAGTGTGTGAGTGAGTTCATCAGCTTTATAACATCTGAGGCAAGCGAAAGGTGCCATCAAGAGAAACGGAAAACAATCAATGGAGAAGATATTCTCTTTGCTATGTCTACCTTAGGCTTTGACAGTTATGTGGAACCTCTGAAATTATACCTTCAGAAATTCAGAGAG gctatgaaaggagaaaagggaattggTGGAGCAGTCACAGCTACAGATGGACTAAGTGAAGAGCTTACAGAGGAGGCATTTA ctaaCCAGTTACCAGCTGGCTTAATAACCACAGACGGTCAACAACAAAATGTTATGGTTTACACAACATCATATCAACAG ATTTCTGGTGTTCAGCAAATTCAGTTTTCATGA
- the NFYB gene encoding nuclear transcription factor Y subunit beta isoform X3, protein MDGDSSTTDASQLGISADYIGGSHYVIQPHDDTEDSMNDHEDTNGSKESFREQDIYLPIANVARIMKNAIPQTGKIAKDAKECVQECVSEFISFITSEASERCHQEKRKTINGEDILFAMSTLGFDSYVEPLKLYLQKFREAMKGEKGIGGAVTATDGLSEELTEEAFTNQLPAGLITTDGQQQNVMVYTTSYQQISGVQQIQFS, encoded by the exons ATGGATGGTGACAGTTCTAcaacagatgcttctcaactaGGAATCTCTGCAGACTATATTGGAGGAAGTCATTATGTTATACAGCCTCATGATG atacTGAGGACAGCATGAATGATCATGAGGACACAAATGGTTCAAAAGAAAGTTTCAGAGAACAAGATATATATCTTCCAATAGCAAATGTGGCTAGGATAATGAAAAATGCCATACCTCAAACGGGAAAG ATTGCAAAAGATGCCAAAGAATGTGTTCAAGAGTGTGTGAGTGAGTTCATCAGCTTTATAACATCTGAGGCAAGCGAAAGGTGCCATCAAGAGAAACGGAAAACAATCAATGGAGAAGATATTCTCTTTGCTATGTCTACCTTAGGCTTTGACAGTTATGTGGAACCTCTGAAATTATACCTTCAGAAATTCAGAGAG gctatgaaaggagaaaagggaattggTGGAGCAGTCACAGCTACAGATGGACTAAGTGAAGAGCTTACAGAGGAGGCATTTA ctaaCCAGTTACCAGCTGGCTTAATAACCACAGACGGTCAACAACAAAATGTTATGGTTTACACAACATCATATCAACAG ATTTCTGGTGTTCAGCAAATTCAGTTTTCATGA
- the NFYB gene encoding nuclear transcription factor Y subunit beta isoform X2, whose product MTMDGDSSTTDASQLGISADYIGGSHYVIQPHDDTEDSMNDHEDTNGSKESFREQDIYLPIANVARIMKNAIPQTGKIAKDAKECVQECVSEFISFITSEASERCHQEKRKTINGEDILFAMSTLGFDSYVEPLKLYLQKFREAMKGEKGIGGAVTATDGLSEELTEEAFTNQLPAGLITTDGQQQNVMVYTTSYQQISGVQQIQFS is encoded by the exons ATGACA ATGGATGGTGACAGTTCTAcaacagatgcttctcaactaGGAATCTCTGCAGACTATATTGGAGGAAGTCATTATGTTATACAGCCTCATGATG atacTGAGGACAGCATGAATGATCATGAGGACACAAATGGTTCAAAAGAAAGTTTCAGAGAACAAGATATATATCTTCCAATAGCAAATGTGGCTAGGATAATGAAAAATGCCATACCTCAAACGGGAAAG ATTGCAAAAGATGCCAAAGAATGTGTTCAAGAGTGTGTGAGTGAGTTCATCAGCTTTATAACATCTGAGGCAAGCGAAAGGTGCCATCAAGAGAAACGGAAAACAATCAATGGAGAAGATATTCTCTTTGCTATGTCTACCTTAGGCTTTGACAGTTATGTGGAACCTCTGAAATTATACCTTCAGAAATTCAGAGAG gctatgaaaggagaaaagggaattggTGGAGCAGTCACAGCTACAGATGGACTAAGTGAAGAGCTTACAGAGGAGGCATTTA ctaaCCAGTTACCAGCTGGCTTAATAACCACAGACGGTCAACAACAAAATGTTATGGTTTACACAACATCATATCAACAG ATTTCTGGTGTTCAGCAAATTCAGTTTTCATGA